In Fusarium fujikuroi IMI 58289 draft genome, chromosome FFUJ_chr08, one genomic interval encodes:
- a CDS encoding trichothecene synthesis TRI7-like protein, translating into MTALVALYLALASQGLTAWALGFTDSANLVRPAIAAVVALLTWFFNQAILDALPSRLHVALLSTGMWIQCLKTFDDLCLSRLSFEVPSSSFTKRASFGVSNLWNMRGVGTREQISQIPPWSSHTPSLVPSRSQEIARHARNAIVSYLILDVFAAQPSPDPNMISPQKEHLVTRIGQITSEEATFRFFATFGFWLNTFCVIHLINSTFSLLYLSLTLYPVEMLPPIWDRLSEAYSVRRFWGNFWHQTLRRHLTSLSNFLVHGILHMPKGLVSRYCKLIVCFFISGAMHFPADRALGISAKETNVINYFLTTALVIMCEDGVQHVFRCMQGTWSRRFGYFWVICYMYLMTPSWAYPAARVVKPGDQLVSFSVIKQFIR; encoded by the coding sequence ATGACCGCTCTCGTTGCACTCTACCTTGCATTGGCGTCCCAGGGCCTTACAGCCTGGGCTCTCGGTTTCACGGATTCCGCAAACCTTGTTCGACCTGCTATTGCAGCGGTTGTCGCTCTGCTTACCTGGTTCTTCAATCAGGCCATTCTCGATGCATTGCCTAGTCGTCTCCATGTGGCGTTGCTGTCTACAGGAATGTGGATTCAATGCTTGAAGACGTTTGACGATCTCTGCCTGAGCAGGTTGTCTTTCGAGgttccatcgtcatccttTACGAAGCGTGCGTCCTTTGGGGTCAGCAATCTTTGGAACATGCGTGGTGTTGGTACGAGGGAACAGATATCTCAAATTCCTCCCTGGTCTAGCCATACACCCTCTCTCGTACCGTCCCGTAGCCAGGAAATTGCAAGACATGCAAGGAATGCCATCGTCAGCTATCTCATCCTCGATGTCTTTGCCGCCCAACCATCCCCGGATCCCAACATGATATCTCCCCAGAAGGAACACTTGGTGACACGCATCGGCCAAATTACTTCCGAAGAGGCAACATTTCGCTTCTTTGCCACCTTTGGCTTCTGGCTCAACACGTTCTGCGTCATTCATCTTATCAACAGTACTTTTTCACTTCTATATCTCAGCCTAACCCTGTACCCGGTCGAAATGCTACCCCCAATCTGGGATCGTCTCTCGGAGGCTTACAGCGTTAGGCGCTTCTGGGGTAATTTCTGGCATCAGACGCTACGACGTCACCTCACCTCCCTTTCAAACTTCCTTGTCCATGGGATTCTTCACATGCCAAAGGGTCTTGTTTCCCGTTACTGCAAACTTATCGTATGCTTCTTTATTTCTGGGGCTATGCATTTCCCCGCCGATAGAGCGCTAGGGATATCTGCAAAGGAGACTAACGTTATCAACTATTTTCTCACAACAGCGCTGGTGATTATGTGTGAGGACGGAGTTCAGCATGTTTTTCGATGTATGCAGGGAACCTGGTCAAGGCGGTTTGGGTACTTTTGGGTTATCTGTTACATGTACTTGATGACCCCATCATGGGCCTATCCCGCTGCAAGAGTCGTAAAGCCTGGAGATCAATTGGTTTCCTTCTCTGTGATCAAGCAGTTCATACGATAG
- a CDS encoding related to cytochrome P450 7B1 yields MPSLRMPSRVLKDMFDFDMMNAPLFNVSASSIALVAVLLLLSTHCITTIRYSIQRFYDRRYKGKEPSTLPYVLPGVGSALSLIRNPHGFFNSIVQKVDNGEPIRMRLGNVHAYLIHGTRNVQQVFRCSKELTFEEFALRVAQKVKRLPAKDAALVAKDISGSSRLPLTETREEDRIWRRFHEIYESHLIGANAVSALTELFINTMIDELSTVGTQGPIEIGIDEFMKHHMFRASTIALAGRKVFDIDPNFADVFWDYDEDFMSLLYGIPKFLCRKGSNARDKCLETVKGYLDQGWQNLDWRACHEKNPDWESNFGSKLVREREVAMEKYGIGLDGRASFQMGLIWSINSNAIPMTSWIIIEILRRPEIFKQIREEVPAVFDKDTKQVDIVALKKLPLLNSVYFECLRLRSSVFVVRKLRNSIELDGYTLKEGNLVLAPSYLAHNAPEVWSSSTHPPEEFWPERFIRKGNSGISAGNYFPYGGGAAMCPGRNYAKQEILSAVVLFFAHFEIEPLRFVDRDGKTSDRGPEVGHEARGVARVDRDLLVKLRRV; encoded by the exons ATGCCTTCTCTGAGAATGCCATCGAGAGTTTTGAAGGACATGTTCGATTTCGATATGATGAATGCTCCTTTGTTCAACGTCTCGGCGAGTAGTATTGCCCTGGTGGCGGTATTATTATTGCTTTCGACGCATTGTATCACTACGATTCGGTATTCGATACAGCGGTTTTATGATCGTCGATACAAGGGAAAAGAGCCCTCGACGCTTCCATATGTTCTACCAGGGGTTGGTTCAGCACTGAGTCTGATCAGAAATCCCCATGGATTCTTCAATTCCATTGT CCAGAAAGTCGACAATGGTGAACCCATTCGCATGCGTCTAGGCAACGTCCACGCCTATCTCATCCACGGCACAAGAAACGTTCAACAAGTCTTTCGATGTTCAAAAGAACTTACATTTGAAGAGTTTGCTCTCCGAGTAGCTCAAAAGGTTAAGCGTCTTCCTGCCAAAGATGCTGCGTTAGTGGCAAAGGATATCTCAGGGTCATCAAGATTGCCGTTAACCGAGACCCGTGAGGAAGATCGTATATGGAGAAGATTTCATGAGATCTATGAGTCCCACCTCATTGGCGCTAATGCCGTGTCTGCCCTAACAGAGTTGTTCATCAATACTATGATTGATGAACTCAGTACTGTTGGCACTCAGGGACCCATTGAGATTGgcattgatgagtttatGAAGCATCATATGTTTCGAGCCTCTACCATTGCTCTCGCCGGTCGAAAGGTCTTTGACATTGATCCCAATTTCGCAGATGTATTTTGGGATTACGATGAAGATTTCATGTCTTTGCTCTACGGCATTCCCAAGTTTCTCTGCCGCAAAGGCTCCAATGCTAGGGACAAGTGCTTGGAGACTGTGAAAGGCTATCTCGACCAAGGTTGGCAGAACCTAGATTGGAGAGCTTGTCACGAAAAAAACCCTGATTGGGAATCAAATTTTGGATCCAAGCTTGTTCGTGAAAGGGAAGTTGCCATGGAGAAATATGGCATTGGTCTTGACGGAAGAGCTTCTTTTCAAATGGGCCTTATCTGGAGTATTAACTCTAATGCTATCCCAATGACATCTTGGATCATTATTGAGATTCTTCGTCGACCAGAGATTTTCAAACAGATACGAGAAGAAGTTCCTGCAGTCTTCGACAAGGACACCAAGCAAGTCGACATAGTAGCACTCAAGAAATTGCCACTACTCAACTCAGTATACTTTGAGTGTCTTCGTCTACGATCATCAGTGTTTGTGGTCCGCAAACTACGAAACTCGATCGAACTAGATGGCTACACCCTGAAAGAGGGCAATCTCGTTCTTGCACCATCATACCTTGCCCACAACGCCCCAGAAGTATGGTCATCATCTACGCATCCCCCAGAAGAATTTTGGCCAGAGCGCTTCATCAGGAAAGGCAACTCTGGGATCTCAGCGGGCAATTATTTCCCCTACGGAGGCGGCGCAGCAATGTGTCCAGGGCGGAACTACGCTAAGCAGGAGATTCTGTCAGCGGTTGTTTTATTCTTTGCACACTTTGAGATTGAGCCGTTGCGGTTTGTGGATCGTGATGGGAAGACGTCGGATAGAGGGCCTGAAGTTGGACATGAAGCAAGGGGTGTTGCAAGGGTTGATAGAGATTTACTTGTCAAATTACGGCGCGTTTAG
- a CDS encoding related to cytochrome P450 3A7 — translation MISPLYAIGGLLLAYIGLSTLQLLYNYKKAKYIGLPVLITPIDPSNVPYLLCSSFLEPFLRKVLPFGLGNFVEYNSRDWNYEQIHDLQERIGDTFIIVSPKQIRVFTGNAKASDDLCRRRRDFVKAVALYKPLEIFGRNVVTTEGDDWVRHRRITTPPFNERNSALVWDESKRQATDMLKMWASNPKGVVNPQSDTMVLALHVLTAAGFGRSYTFGSGLESALENHSLTYRDSLSLILGNLFTAVFTATLNLPTWMLPSKFNQVQDAVVNFRQYMAEMVAEEREAMDAGAEEQDNLMSILVRASENQNKEGKATRHLTDSEIYGNLFSYNLAGHETTSNTLAYATILLAANPEWQKWAAEEVDQVTAGVDLKDLDYETYYPQLKRVLAIMHETLRLFGAARAVPKTTLVDQTLKVNGTSYTIPRNTFVGVNLAGLHTSSASWGDNALQWLPSRWITADDKLAPMPTGAFLPWAAGPRVCPGKKFSQVEFVAVMACLLKDYTVEPDAEGDHPKEAASRALMEEAKQSSFNFLLKVKHPEKIKLRCVRRV, via the exons ATGATATCACCTCTTTACGCCATCGGAGGACTGCTACTGGCATACATTGGCCTGAGCACACTACAGCTGCTTTATAACTACAAAAAAGCCAAATATATCGGCCTTCCCGTTCTCATCACGCCAATTGATCCATCT AATGTCCCATATTTGCTTTGTAGCAGTTTCTTAGAGCCTTTTCTCAGAAAAGTCTTACCATTTGGTCTTGGAAATTTTGTGGAATACAACAGTCGAGACTGGAATTATGAGCAGATCCATGATCTTCAAGAACGAATTGGCGacaccttcatcatcgtcagcccAAAGCAGATCCGCGTGTTCACAGGTAACGCAAAGGCTTCTGACGATCTTTGTCGCCGACGCAGAGACTTTGTGAAAGCTGTTGCTCTCTACAAACCACTTGAGATCTTTGGCCGCAATGTTGTAACAACTGAAGGGGACGATTGGGTGCGACATAGAAGGATCACGACACCGCCCTTCAATGAGAGGAACAGCGCGCTTGTTTGGGACGAGTCCAAGAGGCAAGCTACCGACATGCTCAAGATGTGGGCATCAAACCCGAAAGGCGTCGTGAATCCCCAGAGCGACACTATGGTTCTGGCCCTCCATGTCCTCACTGCTGCTGGGTTTGGCAGAAGTTACACGTTCGGCAGCGGTTTGGAGAGTGCATTAGAGAACCACAGTCTCACATATCGCGATTCTCTCAGTCTCATTCTCGGCAATCTCTTCACTGCTGTGTTTACAGCGACACTCAATCTTCCCACATGGATGCTGCCCTCCAAGTTCAACCAGGTTCAAGATGCTGTGGTCAACTTTCGACAGTACATGGCTGAGATGGTCGCCGAAGAGCGCGAGGCTATGGACGCCGGTGCTGAAGAACAGGACAACCTCATGAGCATTCTTGTACGAGCATCTGAGAACCAGAACAAAGAGGGCAAAGCGACTCGTCATTTGACAGACTCTGAGATTTATGGCAATTTGTTCAGCTATAACCTCGCTGGCCACGAAACAACATCCAACACTCTTGCTTACGCGACAATCCTCCTCGCAGCGAATCCCGAATGGCAGAAATGGGCAGCGGAAGAGGTCGATCAAGTCACGGCTGGAGTCGACTTGAAGGACCTTGACTACGAAACATATTATCCCCAATTGAAGCGCGTTCTCGCAATCATG CACGAAACATTACGATTATTCGGCGCAGCAAGGGCAGTTCCCAAAACAACACTCGTGGACCAAACCCTCAAAGTCAACGGCACATCATACACAATCCCCAGAAACACCTTCGTCGGCGTCAACCTGGCAGGCCTACACACATCCTCCGCCTCATGGGGCGACAACGCGCTCCAATGGCTCCCCAGCCGCTGGATCACGGCCGACGACAAGCTCGCTCCCATGCCAACAGGCGCTTTCCTCCCCTGGGCGGCAGGCCCACGAGTGTGCCCCGGCAAGAAATTCTCGCAGGTAGAGTTCGTAGCCGTCATGGCGTGTCTCCTCAAGGACTACACCGTGGAGCCTGATGCAGAAGGTGACCACCCCAAGGAGGCGGCGTCAAGGGCCCTCATGGAAGAGGCGAAGCAGTCTAGTTTCAATTTCCTGCTCAAGGTGAAGCACcctgagaagatcaagctgcGGTGTGTGCGCAGAGTCTAG
- a CDS encoding trichothecene synthesis TRI7-like protein: protein MACRLYLHPLIISTAQQFFFIYIAGFTSRTSILRPIGFIIFLISTFVALATFEDFVEPPGWVSRAIISAFPQISLTYFERMIVRKIAYVEDREKKDQEPQFRFAEFRKRYVFGQEVASSMRGLGTPWEIRNIHHFDSQDPTYVPAATPFVCINLLKVLLCYFVHKMCITTQLSLDQQYMARNYVPIFRRVSEVTLAELQVRYIATVTTVVSIFCFIQGGYSLASAASVTMNPKAVKDWRPIFGELTESYCLRQFWSTFWHQGLQNNLRGTATWIVKNIFRMKSYSLPSRYLKILLAFALSGLVHVPSDMGSAVSAKDSGAIQFFSTQLIGLMLEDMLGDLFLPLWKYKFTKILTRLAGYLWVISFLAWSGPVRWFPVILQQRPETELIRLSAFKPMAKVMSCW, encoded by the exons ATGGCTTGCCGACTCTACCTTCACCCGCTGATCATATCGACAGCGCAGCAATTCTTCTTCATTTACATCGCGGGCTTCACATCTCGCACATCAATTCTACGACCAATTGGGTTCAttatctttctcatctcgacATTCGTTGCGCTCGCTACGTTTGAGGACTTTGTCGAACCGCCAGGATGGGTTTCAAGAGCTATCATCTCTGCATTTCCGCAAATCTCACTGACGTATTTTGAGCGCATGATTGTGCGTAAAATTGCATACGTTGAGGATCGCGAAAAGAAAGACCAAGAGCCGCAATTTAGGTTCGCGGAATTTCGCAAGCGATATGTCTTTGGACAAGAGGTTGCATCCTCGATGAGAGGATTGGGTACGCCTTGGGAGATCAGGAACATTCACCACTTTGACTCTCAAGATCCGACATACGTGCCTGCTGCTACACCATTTGTGTGTATAAATCTTCTCAAAGTACTTCTCTGCTATTTTGTCCACAAAATGTGCATCACGACGCAGTTGAGTCTCGATCAGCAGTACATGGCTCGAAACTACGTGCCCATCTTTCGCCGTGTTAGCGAAGTGACACTGGCAGAGCTACAAGTTCGGTACATCGCAACCGTCACAACAGTCGTGTCAATTTTCTGCTTCATCCAAGGCGGATACTCTCTCGCCTCCGCAGCATCAGTAACAATGAATCCGAAGGCTGTCAAAGATTGGCGACCGATTTTCGGTGAATTGACAGAGTCTTACTGTCTCCGACAATTCTGGTC CACGTTTTGGCACCAAGGGCTGCAGAATAATCTTCGAGGCACTGCGACGTGGATTGTCAAGAACATTTTTCGCATGAAGTCTTATTCACTTCCATCACGGTATTTGAAGATTCTTCTTGCTTTTGCATTATCAGGCTTGGTTCACGTCCCAAGTGACATGGGCAGCGCGGTGTCTGCAAAGGACAGCGGAGCGATCCAGTTCTTTAGCACGCAGTTGATCGGGTTGATGCTGGAGGATATGCTTGGTGACttgtttcttcctctttggaAGTACAagtttactaaaatattgACGAGACTTGCTGGTTACCTTTGGgttatttcttttcttgcttggtCTGGACCTGTTCGGTGGTTTCCTGTCATTTTACAACAGCGCCCGGAAACGGAACTGATAAGGCTCAGTGCTTTCAAGCCGATGGCTAAGGTCATGAGCTGTTGGTAA
- a CDS encoding related to cytochrome P450 7A1: MALSNLTIGVVCCVVVAIVALATRKKPDTREPPYVKETVPYFSHIYGLLKHGLRYFDLVSAQQPHPIFTIDMSGQKNYIVTSPELVQAVQRNTTSLSFSPAMIPAFRRMMGFDEAGIELIFRDAHTENGMYGEIHRVQKASLLPGTESLDELCTLIRAKLLNIVNELPSSQTIDLYAWIQDLFMRTNNSACFGEKDPFTLDPSLNSTFWAWEANIKVLLLGVPWFLSPKKHSTAQKTRKELVDAFLKYLEDDGLDTACSFIKELSGLGIRRGLSNENNARALLGSILAIVGNTIPTTFWLLISILSRPDLLKEIRSELETTLEDSSSGVISLDYTTIREKCPVFMSTYDEVLRMTSGIATVRYTNEDTLIQDRWLLKKGAQVQMPTAFIHADPTTWGADADVFDHTRFLNSKVLTKEQKTRRAAAFRPFGGGNTLCPGRHFASYEVLTFAGSVLLGFDMASTTKTFNVPQMDRSKLPLTSLKPAGDIKVSLSRRSGWEETQFR; this comes from the exons ATGGCTCTGAGCAACCTCACCATTGGGGTGGTCTGCTGCGTAGTGGTAGCCATCGTCGCCTTAGCCACCAGAAAGAAACCCGACACGAGAGAGCCACCATATGTCAAAGAGACTGTCCCGTACTTCAGTCACATCTACGGACTCCTGAAGCATGGCTTGCGATACTTTGATCTCGTCAG CGCTCAACAACCGCACCCAATCTTCACGATTGACATGTCGGGACAAAAGAACTACATCGTGACATCTCCAGAACTTGTACAAGCTGTTCAGCGCAACACAACTTCCTTGTCATTCAGCCCAGCTATGATCCCGGCGTTTCGTCGAATGATGGGATTCGACGAGGCCGGTATTGAACTCATCTTTCGCGATGCTCATACTGAGAACGGCATGTATGGTGAGATCCATAGAGTTCAAAAGGCATCACTACTTCCCGGTACAGAATCTCTCGATGAACTGTGCACACTCATTCGTGCTAAacttctcaacatcgtcaatgaGCTCCCGTCAAGTCAGACAATCGATCTCTATGCTTGGATTCAAGACCTGTTCATGAGAACAAACAACTCTGCTTGCTTTGGCGAGAAGGACCCTTTCACTCTTGATCCATCTCTCAACTCAACATTTTG GGCCTGGGAGGCCAATATCAAggtgcttctccttggcgTCCCTTGGTTCTTGAGCCCAAAGAAGCACTCCACAGCACAAAAGACTCGTAAAGAGCTCGTCGATGCATTCCTGAAGTATCTTGAGGACGACGGTCTGGACACTGCTTGCTCGTTCATCAAGGAACTTTCTGGTCTAGGCATCCGACGGGGTTTGAGTAATGAGAATAATGCCCGCGCTCTACTTGGCAGCATCCTTGCCATTGTTGGAAACACCATTCCCACGACATTCTGGCTGTTGATATCGATCTTGTCCAGGCCTGATCTGCTGAAAGAGATTCGATCAGAACTTGAAACAACCCTTGAAGACTCTTCTTCTGGGGTCATATCTCTCGACTACACCACTATTCGTGAGAAGTGCCCAGTCTTCATGTCAACTTACGATGAAGTCCTCCGAATGACGAGTGGTATTGCGACAGTGCGGTACACCAACGAAGACACTCTGATCCAGGACCGCTGGCTCTTGAAGAAAGGAGCTCAAGTCCAGATGCCAACAGCTTTCATCCACGCTGATCCAACGACCTGGGGTGCGGACGCGGATGTCTTTGACCACACAAGATTTCTGAACTCAAAGGTCCTTaccaaggagcagaagaCCCGAAGGGCTGCCGCATTCAGACCCTTTGGCGGTGGCAACACTCTCTGCCCTGGCCGTCACTTTGCATCTTATGAAGTCCTGACCTTTGCGGGAAGCGTTCTGCTTGGTTTTGATATGGCTTCAACCACGAAAACCTTCAATGTTCCCCAGATGGATAGATCAAAACTTCCGTTAACATCTCTTAAACCGGCTGGGGACATCAAGGTATCTCTGTCAAGGAGGTCAGGTTGGGAAGAGACGCAGTTTAGATAA
- a CDS encoding related to calcium-independent phospholipase A2, with amino-acid sequence MKELDPALYTIAWIAPLQTEAQAARQMLDNLHDGRFSTSRGDDYIFSAGDINGHNIVIATLPAGQEYGTGSAASLASQIKKFFTNLWFGLLVGVVAGLPNLRKTPPIDIRLGDVLVGLPEGDSAGIVAYDLGKETTESFQLLRSGQVLANTETVVRSAIGSIKIKAPYDTDIFPPFYDSVKDKEHSRGTFADPGQERDIFYDIGDDGVDSPVQRLQRPTDRRTRVWYGSIGSGDHMIESTLRRNEMRDRYGVIGLEMAAAGIMNRIPVGVIRGVCDYADQHKNTEWQPYAAAMAAAYAKAVIYEFGWGKAASSSDVAKQEIFSTILSDRPPITDRFLGREAGIFEKGWFFAEYQGQTKHN; translated from the exons ATGAAAGAACTTGATCCTGCGCTATACACCATAGCATGGATCGCGCCCTTGCAGACCGAGGCTCAGGCAGCTCGTCAAATGCTTGATAATCTTCACGATGGAAGATTCTCTACCAGTCGAGGCGATGACTATATCTTCTCGGCAGGTGACATCAACGGCCATAATATAGTCATCGCAACCTTACCAGCCGGACAAGAATATGGAACCGGTTCAGCCGCTTCCCTTGCTAGCCAAATCAAAAAGTTCTTCACTAACCTCTGGTTTGGGCTCCTCGTTGGAGTTGTGGCAGGTCTCCCAAATCTACGAAAGACACCACCAATTGATATACGGCTTGGCGATGTGCTTGTTGGATTACCCGAAGGAGATAGTGCAGGAATAGTCGCATACGATCTGGGAAAGGAGACAACAGAGAGCTTTCAGCTTCTAAGATCTGGCCAAGTCCTGGCGAATACGGAGACAGTCGTCAGATCAGCTATTGGcagcatcaagatcaaggctccGTATGACACTGATATCTTTCCCCCATTTTACGATAgtgtcaaagacaaagaacaCTCAAGAGGTACATTTGCAGATCCTGGCCAGGAAAGGGATATTTTCTATgacattggtgatgatggtgttgatagccCCGTCCAAAGGTTACAACGGCCTACTGATAGGCGAACTCGCGTATGGTACGGTTCTATTGGATCTGGGGACCATATGATAGAAAGTACTCTCAGGCGcaatgagatgagagaccgCTATGGCGTGATTGGTTTAGAGATGGCGGCTGCAGGGATAATGAATCGCATACCTGTTGGTGTGATCAGAGGCGTTTGCGACTATGCCGACCAGCACAAGAATACTGAATGGCAGCCTTATGCAGCTGCCATGGCTGCAGCTTATGCGAAAGCAGTAATCTATGAGTTTGGATGGGGCAAGGCAGCGTCAAGCTCCG ATGTAGCAAAGCAAGAGATTTTCAGCACCATTCTATCTGATCGTCCACCAATTACAGACCGTTTCCTTGGGAGAGAAGCTGGGATTTTCGAAAAGGGATGGTTCTTTGCGGAATACCAGGGTCAGACAAAACACAACTAG
- a CDS encoding HET-6OR heterokaryon incompatibility protein (het-6OR allele): MDSSHYYCLREPAHEIRLLDLLPATASGGLSGRVRRFSIASAPAFVSVSHVWGDKKADRAMSLESGCGVKNLPISLNLESFLVNMLCHIPETLPQIFEGNERLPMWIDMICIDQLDNNEKALQIPLMRDIYSKARSVVVWIHEYDSYLRYAFQYLRRLSSHHTDNEIPFDPMGWDAIQRLLGCEWFHRRWVIQESVLPKTAIFLCGSDSISMDDVFRGVDMAVKSLLARPRPIKKLKRGNTGEVRPVRVLRELRQALETDQNQFGLFWLMEHLRFTRATFAHDQVYSLLGVCNPREADATSVRYDLEPEEVYKRSAILHADIHCNLEFLGLCAPEQRDNICSGSPGNPVLRPFAGPSWVPNWHSQRLRRCLGLSHIGHEESFFNASEAVPFKPLFEGDQLTVSGVLIDRISSIADFCPRDRASDFSNANSKLYQQYLDFWMTPVEEPAPYADAVSRAEAFIRTLSLDGIYLEPVPSPDDIPTIFYNWCSGSALCKRLEAYGFKLKSSGIGPGQKAFIRMKRLVSWDPFITSNGYMGLGREGAAIGDEIWLIGGCSTPLLLSPSTDGTLQYGVKGEVFLDGFMFKGQFAESSHQNSKIERIVLV, translated from the coding sequence ATGGACTCTAGCCACTATTACTGCCTTCGCGAGCCAGCGCATGAGATACGGCTGCTCGATCTTCTTCCGGCAACTGCTTCAGGGGGCCTCAGTGGCCGTGTACGAAGATTCAGCATAGCCAGTGCGCCTGCATTCGTCTCCGTTTCGCATGTCTGGGGAGACAAGAAAGCAGACCGGGCTATGTCCCTTGAGTCAGGCTGTGGAGTCAAGAACCTACCTATTTCTCTCAATCTGGAATCCTTTCTCGTCAACATGCTCTGCCATATACCTGAAACCTTGCCGCAAATCTTTGAAGGCAATGAGAGGTTGCCGATGTGGATTGACATGATCTGCATCGATCAGCTGGATAATAATGAGAAGGCGTTGCAGATTCCGCTGATGCGGGATATCTACTCAAAAGCGAGGTCCGTGGTCGTCTGGATCCATGAATACGACAGCTATTTGCGCTATGCATTCCAGTATTTGCGTCGACTCAGTTCACATCACACAGACAACGAGATCCCGTTTGATCCTATGGGCTGGGATGCAATTCAACGCCTGCTTGGTTGCGAGTGGTTTCATCGACGATGGGTGATTCAGGAATCCGTGCTCCCAAAGACCGCCATCTTTCTCTGCGGGTCGGACTCAATCTCCATGGATGATGTGTTCCGGGGCGTCGACATGGCTGTTAAGTCGTTACTTGCACGGCCACGGCCAATAAAAAAGCTCAAGCGTGGAAACACGGGCGAAGTACGGCCTGTGAGAGTGTTGAGAGAGCTCAGGCAGGCATTAGAAACAGATCAGAATCAGTTTGGTCTTTTCTGGCTGATGGAGCATCTCCGTTTCACCCGAGCAACTTTTGCCCACGATCAGGTCTATTCGTTACTGGGTGTTTGCAACCCCCGGGAGGCTGATGCAACTTCAGTTCGGTACGATCTCGAGCCCGAGGAGGTCTACAAGCGTTCAGCTATCTTACATGCAGATATCCATTGTAATTTGGAGTTTCTTGGCCTCTGTGCTCCTGAGCAACGCGATAACATCTGCTCTGGATCACCTGGAAACCCAGTCTTGCGTCCTTTCGCAGGCCCTTCTTGGGTGCCCAACTGGCACTCACAGAGGCTGAGGCGTTGCTTGGGTCTCAGCCATATCGGCCATGAGGAGAGCTTTTTTAATGCCTCTGAAGCAGTTCCTTTCAAACCTCTCTTTGAGGGAGATCAGCTGACGGTCTCGGGAGTCTTGATTGATAGGATCAGTTCAATAGCTGATTTCTGTCCTCGCGATAGAGCCTCTGACTTCTCAAATGCCAACTCAAAACTGTACCAACAGTATCTAGATTTCTGGATGACTCCAGTGGAGGAACCTGCACCGTATGCAGATGCCGTCAGTCGAGCAGAAGCCTTCATCCGAACTTTGAGTCTAGATGGGATTTACCTGGAGCCCGTCCCCTCGCCTGACGACATTCCAACAATTTTCTACAACTGGTGCAGTGGCTCAGCATTGTGTAAGCGGCTTGAAGCGTACGGGTTCAAGCTCAAAAGCAGTGGCATAGGGCCCGGACAAAAGGCGTTTATCAGAATGAAGCGCCTGGTATCTTGGGATCCGTTCATCACTTCCAATGGTTACATGGGCCTTGGTCGAGAGGGTGCTGCGATTGGTGATGAAATTTGGCTCATTGGGGGCTGTAGTACCCCTCTTTTACTGTCTCCTAGCACGGATGGTACGCTCCAATATGGAGTGAAAGGGGAGGTTTTCCTTGATGGGTTCATGTTTAAAGGGCAATTCGCGGAATCAAGCCACCAGAACTCGAAAATTGAGCGAATCGTGCTGGTATAG